One genomic segment of Candidatus Hydrogenedentota bacterium includes these proteins:
- a CDS encoding sulfatase-like hydrolase/transferase: protein MNTSMDRRQFLALAASAAAGVSAWPTYRAYAQESGTKRPPNFLVIMADDIGAKELGCYGHPAHRTPHLDALAQSGVQFQTCYATPICHPTRLMVMTGQYGCHNGVYNFANRRGGPDPDDPVEDMTHHVNFAQLLKQQGYATALAGKWQLSGEVPGLIHECGFDEYLIWAYKHNLPAGVEHTGAWEGKKDGRTARYWHPSLMKNGEYVPTKPEDYGPDLHADFLNDFVRRNRQRPFLAYFPMCLTHGPHLRTPDTKALEDPKYDRPPLVYQGAVEYMDKIVGRLVAVLDELGLRESTVVLFTGDNGTGGDGKGDPTELGARVPMIVNGPGIVKARGATGELTDLSDVLPTLCDFAAAPLPADRPIDGHSLAPFLCGDTGQTREWIFSYIGDRRILRTQRWLLEDNSPLHYGRLYDCGDSRNGSGYREVTESEDIEVLAIKERFNALLEQLPAPYIAEEGDAAGDKLASNDAGGGQSRTEAARERKKRREKEQQKQEEKEKADEEERQRREDDRPDAERPRRKRYYERRRQSQEQQKQQSQPQQQNQGSTKTETERR from the coding sequence ATGAACACCTCAATGGACCGGCGGCAGTTTCTGGCGTTGGCGGCAAGCGCCGCCGCGGGCGTTTCGGCGTGGCCGACGTACCGCGCGTATGCGCAGGAATCCGGCACGAAGCGTCCGCCCAATTTCCTTGTAATCATGGCGGACGATATCGGCGCGAAGGAATTGGGCTGCTACGGCCACCCGGCGCACCGGACGCCGCATCTGGACGCGCTCGCGCAGTCGGGCGTGCAATTCCAGACCTGCTACGCGACGCCCATCTGCCATCCGACCCGACTCATGGTCATGACGGGCCAGTATGGCTGCCACAACGGTGTCTACAACTTCGCGAACCGGCGCGGGGGGCCGGACCCGGACGACCCGGTCGAGGACATGACGCACCACGTGAATTTCGCGCAGTTGCTCAAGCAGCAGGGCTACGCGACGGCGCTGGCGGGCAAATGGCAGCTTTCCGGCGAGGTTCCGGGGCTGATTCACGAATGCGGCTTCGACGAATATCTGATCTGGGCGTACAAGCACAACCTGCCCGCCGGGGTCGAGCACACCGGCGCGTGGGAGGGGAAAAAAGACGGCAGGACCGCGCGTTACTGGCACCCGAGCCTGATGAAGAACGGCGAGTATGTCCCCACGAAACCGGAAGATTACGGACCCGACCTGCACGCGGACTTCCTGAACGATTTCGTGCGCCGGAACAGGCAGCGGCCATTCCTCGCCTATTTCCCCATGTGTCTGACGCATGGGCCGCACCTGCGCACGCCGGACACGAAAGCGCTGGAAGACCCTAAATATGACAGGCCCCCGCTTGTGTATCAGGGCGCGGTCGAATACATGGACAAGATTGTCGGGCGGCTCGTCGCGGTGCTCGACGAACTGGGGCTGCGCGAGAGCACGGTCGTCCTGTTTACCGGCGACAACGGCACGGGCGGCGACGGCAAGGGCGATCCTACGGAACTCGGCGCGCGCGTGCCGATGATCGTGAACGGGCCCGGTATCGTGAAGGCGCGCGGCGCCACCGGCGAATTGACTGATCTCTCGGATGTGCTCCCGACCTTGTGCGACTTCGCCGCCGCGCCGTTGCCCGCGGACCGGCCCATAGACGGCCATTCGCTCGCGCCGTTCCTGTGCGGCGATACCGGCCAGACCCGCGAGTGGATTTTCAGTTATATCGGCGACCGGCGCATCCTGCGCACGCAGCGGTGGCTACTCGAAGACAACTCGCCGCTCCATTATGGCCGCTTGTACGACTGCGGTGATTCCCGCAACGGCTCCGGGTACCGGGAGGTGACGGAATCGGAGGACATCGAGGTCCTTGCCATCAAGGAGCGGTTCAACGCGCTGCTCGAGCAACTCCCCGCGCCCTATATCGCCGAGGAGGGCGACGCCGCCGGAGACAAACTGGCCAGCAACGACGCGGGCGGCGGGCAAAGCCGCACGGAGGCGGCGCGCGAGCGGAAGAAAAGAAGAGAGAAGGAACAGCAGAAACAGGAGGAGAAGGAGAAGGCGGACGAAGAGGAACGGCAGCGCCGCGAAGATGACCGCCCGGATGCGGAACGTCCGCGCCGCAAGCGCTATTACGAGCGCCGCCGCCAGTCGCAGGAGCAGCAAAAGCAACAGTCACAGCCCCAACAACAGAATCAAGGCAGCACGAAGACCGAAACGGAGCGCAGGTAG